In Halobacteriovorax sp. DA5, a genomic segment contains:
- the nadA gene encoding quinolinate synthase NadA, with protein sequence MLDLFGKEEVHRPIISQEELSDEEVLVELRKIKEELKDQVVVLGHHYQQDDVIEFADYKGDSLKLAQDAAVLDKPYIIFCGVHFMAETADMLTNEDQHVILPDMQAGCSMADMANREEIDKAWAFMQRSTNDKIIPITYINCAATLKSFVGENDGTICTSSNAHNIIKWSFTQGQKLLFFPDQHLGRNTCFDLGIPLEDMVVYNPNMLNGGLTAEQIDNAKVILWYGFCSVHQGFTAAQVEQIKKDKPDTTVIVHPECNFDVVQAAHDNGSTAYIINKIKDAPAGSKFAVGTEINLVNRLANDFPDKEITSLSPYQCLCTTMYRVRPRWLLASFRAIKENKPINIIKVDEKTKEYSLKALNKMLELSK encoded by the coding sequence ATGTTAGATCTATTCGGTAAAGAAGAAGTTCACCGTCCGATAATTTCTCAAGAAGAGTTATCTGATGAAGAAGTACTAGTTGAGTTAAGAAAGATCAAAGAAGAACTTAAAGATCAAGTTGTGGTTCTTGGACATCACTATCAGCAAGACGACGTTATTGAATTTGCAGACTATAAAGGTGACTCACTAAAGCTAGCACAAGATGCAGCCGTTTTAGACAAGCCTTATATTATTTTCTGTGGTGTTCACTTCATGGCAGAAACAGCAGATATGCTAACGAATGAAGATCAACACGTAATCCTTCCCGATATGCAAGCTGGATGCTCGATGGCCGATATGGCAAATCGTGAAGAGATCGATAAAGCATGGGCATTCATGCAAAGATCAACTAATGATAAGATCATCCCAATTACTTATATCAACTGTGCAGCAACTCTTAAGTCATTTGTTGGCGAGAACGATGGAACAATTTGTACTTCATCAAATGCACACAATATTATCAAGTGGTCCTTTACTCAGGGACAAAAACTACTATTCTTCCCTGACCAACACTTAGGACGCAATACTTGTTTTGATCTAGGCATTCCACTAGAAGATATGGTTGTTTACAACCCAAATATGCTTAATGGTGGATTAACAGCAGAACAAATCGATAATGCAAAAGTAATTCTTTGGTACGGATTCTGCTCTGTTCACCAAGGCTTTACTGCAGCTCAAGTTGAACAAATTAAAAAAGATAAACCTGATACAACTGTTATCGTACACCCTGAGTGTAACTTTGATGTTGTACAAGCAGCTCATGACAATGGATCAACTGCTTACATCATTAATAAGATTAAAGATGCACCAGCTGGTTCTAAATTTGCCGTTGGAACAGAAATCAACTTGGTTAACAGACTAGCAAATGATTTTCCAGATAAAGAAATCACTTCCCTGTCACCTTACCAGTGTTTGTGTACAACAATGTATCGAGTAAGACCTCGTTGGCTACTTGCCAGCTTTAGAGCAATTAAGGAAAATAAACCTATAAATATAATTAAAGTAGATGAAAAAACAAAAGAGTACTCATTAAAAGCACTTAATAAGATGCTTGAGCTGAGTAAGTAA
- a CDS encoding rhodanese-like domain-containing protein, with product MINFMEVGELKDLMDKNTDLVLVDCREQDEWDAGHIDGAIFIPLSDFANQFGNHLTDKSKKIVVQCRSGKRSLTACQFLLEEGFEDLYNLEGGILAWDESGYPIK from the coding sequence ATGATTAACTTTATGGAAGTTGGTGAATTAAAAGATTTAATGGACAAGAATACAGACCTAGTTTTAGTTGATTGTCGCGAACAAGATGAGTGGGATGCTGGCCATATTGATGGTGCTATCTTTATTCCTCTTTCTGATTTTGCAAATCAATTTGGTAATCACCTAACTGACAAATCAAAGAAGATCGTTGTTCAATGCCGCAGTGGAAAGAGAAGCTTAACTGCTTGTCAATTTCTACTAGAAGAAGGATTTGAAGACCTTTACAACCTTGAAGGTGGAATTCTTGCTTGGGACGAAAGCGGTTACCCAATCAAATAA